The following DNA comes from Simkania negevensis Z.
CTTTTTAAGGACTGTGTTGAAAAAATCAATTTTCGTAGACTCCCCCCCCCTCATCATCAATCGTATTAAGTTATCAGAAGCATTTGATTCAGCATTTTGCATTTAATATGACCTTCGATTTTTTGAGTTTCTATTTTCTTTGAGAAAAACCTTTCCCCATACAGTCGCTTTAATCTTGAGAAGCTTGTCTCTGCTAATGCCCTTCTTGAGTATCTTGTCAGTTTTCCCCAGATTTCTCGCGCTAGCTGATCTCCTCCCAGTCCTTTTATTTCGCGTAAGGCGTTGTTCCTTCTTGTCATAAAAGGAGATAATAGGCTGTTTTTTCTAGGCGGAATAAGGTCTTTCGCTCCTATTTGATTGATGGCCTCCCTGCATCTTTTTGTGTCGTATCCTCCATCTGCTATGACGGTCTCAACGGGTTTAGGGAGCTTCTCTATGATTTTCGGGCCTATTTTGCAGTCAGCTTCATGCCCTTTTGTGATTTCAAAGTGGATAATTTCTTGAGTGTTTTCATCAATAGCGATGTGCAATTTAACCCATTTTCTCCTCTTTGAGGCTCCATGCATTTTCACTTTCCATTCTCCCTCCCCATAGACTTTGATCCCTGTAGTATCTAACAGCACCACTTTAGGTCTTCTAGAAGAGAGCTTGGGCAAAAGAGCTTCCATGTAGGAAGCTCTTTTGCAGATCAGAGAGTAGGTCGGAAGAAAAACATCAGGTTCTATATGTGGAAGGATTGATTTGGCAAAACCCTCGAGAGTTCTATAGGTAAGGCGATATTGTATCTTTAAGACAAGAAGGAGATAGATGAGTGGAAGGGAAAACAAACGAGGTCGACCTCGTTTGTTTTCCTCTGGCTTTTCAGTTAACGCATTTGGATCGATGAAAAAAGTTATACTTCCTCTTTTTACTAAGTCTCGATTATACTTGTGCCAATTGCGTTTACGCATCTGAAGCTCCTTTATGTTTAGTGACTTAAACCATAAGGAGCTTCTCTTTTTTAAGAAATTTTTATCAAGACTTCTCTTCTGATTTTTTCAACACAGTCCTTTTTAAGTCCTACTTTTGCGAGGAAACTCCAAGAACATGTGGATAATTATATTAAAGATTATGGAGGAGGATTAAAGTGAGATGTTTAATTAAAATTGGGATTGTTTTTACGTTAATAATTGCGTTTTTGGGATGCTCTTCTTTGGGCAATCGATTTGTTGATTATGAGAGAATAGCAGATCGTATCACGGCTAAGACTGCAAAGAAGTTAGAAAAAGAAAAGAACCTCCGCCTTGTAGGAATAGGAGGAAGAATGATGGATGATATTCAAATGATGGCAATGGGTTTTGATTACTTCCATGAAGTAAATCTTCAGGAAGCTAGAGGATTAGTAGTCTATGCGATTAAAGAATACTTAGCAGACATTAACAAAAGCGAAAAAGTAAGGCCTTACCTTCATAACTATCCTTTTACGGCGAAAAATATTGAAATAAGAATCTGGGTTTATAATCCGGATAGATCTGAGCCTTCTCCAGATAAAATTTGTTGTATTTCAGCTACTAATGGAATGATTTCTTACTATGTTCAAGGCCCTGAAGAGTATTCTCGATTGGTAATCTGTGAGGAATCGTATGAAGAAGCATTAAAGCAGACGCAGTAATTCCCGTTAAAAAATTAGGAAAACTTGCATGTTTCGCCTCTTCTCGAGAACAAAAGCAATTCACTTACACCTCAATGGGCTATTTAAAATCAGCTGGCACAGAAAACTATGAGTTTGACTTTGGAAAACTGGGAACAGGTATGCGTACAAAAGCGCCACACCACACATAAATTTGCTGACCTCCTTGAATGATGCGAAATTTTTTGATCATGACTTTTTAAGCCCTACTTTTGCAGAGGTAATACAGTATCATATCAATCTCAAACTACATAAGAATAACTTCCACTTGTTTTAAACACTATCAGCTCCTAACATGTCCACCTACTGTTGAGGTGGACAATGAAAAAACTTTGGACTTTACTCTTGCTTCCCTATGCTATCTTTAGCGCAAGTCTTGAGGAACGGGTTTCCATGCTCGAACAAGAAATGGGGCAGGTTTCAACCGAAACAGCCAACCAAACTTTTGGGGCCAACTTTGTTCCTACCAACTTTCAAAAAGGATGGATAGGCCTCTTTATTCAAGGAGACATTCTCTACTGGCATCCCAAGGTTGGTGGCACCGAATACGCCTACAAGTTTATCGGTAACGCCCTTAAACTTCCCCAATCAAACGACACAGATGACCACAGTTTCAATTGGGGCTGGGGTGCTCGTGCTGCCCTTGGAATCACTTTCCCTGGCATTGGATGGGAGTTTGTTGGCACTGGAACTTGGTATTCAACGAGTCAAACTGACACACAAACAGCAGGACTTCCCACCATCCTCATCAATCTCAAAGGAGCCTTTTTAGCTCCCTCAAGTAAAGCCCGCTCTTGCTATGATCTTTCCTATGATGAGTTCCTTGTTGAACTCCGTCGGACTTACTCTATCAGCCGCTTTTTAAGCACCTACACTTCGATCGGAGCAAAACGAAACTGGATCGACCAAGACCAGCGTCTCCATTACACTGTCGCCCCCAATCAAATCTACAAAGTGAAAGATCTCTGTGATTTTGAAGGGACCGGAGCCCGTCTTGCTTTTGGTACCCAATGGCATCTCATTTATGGCCTTAGTTTTCTCATGAATGGTGGTGGATCACTCCTCTATGGCAAATATGAGGTCAAACACACCGAAATTCTTACACCAATGAGCTCCATCCACCTTCATGGCAACACTCATCTCTTTTCACCCCAAGTTGACTTTTCCCTCGGCTTAGGCTGGGATCTTTACACGAAAGGCTATCACTTTGGTATCTCCTTAAACTACGAAGCACTGTATCTTTGGCGCCAAAATCAAGCTCTTCAACTTGATGATACTGTGCAAAATCGTCTTCAAGTTGTCCGCTATGCCGACGATATCACTTTTTACGGTGTCACTTTCAAAGCAAAGCTCGAGTTTTAATCCTCTTCACGTTCTGATGTAAATTTCTAAAATGAAATAAACCCAGAGTTCAAGTTAGTAAGAAAAACTTATAGAAAGATAGGGACCTGAAAAGCCAATAGAGTCTTTCTCTCGGAGTTGAGCCGCGAGAACAGGTTGGGATTTTTCCATCCGGTAGTTGATTTCCCGATTGAGATCGTAAATATCCCAGAATGTCAAGATCCGGTAGCCCACTGTCAAGCCAAGGATAACGGTTTTACTACAGCAATACTGATATTCGAGTTTGGTATCGAGGTTGAGGTTGGGAAGAAGGGCAAACTCTGGAGAGTCTTCCCAGATACGGATGAAATTGGTTGAGTAAGTGATGTTTCCAACTTGAGTGCCTTGGCCTTGGAATTTGCCACGTCCCCACTTTTTAGAAAACTGCATGGAAAACTCAAAACCGACATCGAAGTTGAACTTGTGAGGCCAATTCAGAGGGAGGAAGTTATACTCGAAACCAAAAGCGATCTTTGGACCAAGGCCCCAGATCCGGGTTTTGCGATGGCCGCTAAGATCGAGACTGGTAGAAGTGGGAGTGACGGCCGGCGCAGCGATATTGGAATTCAGAATTTGATCATTGTTGTGAAAGTTGAAGTAGTAGTGGATGTCGTTGAAACAAAGGCCGGCAGAGATATAGAAAAGGGCTGTTTTAGTGACGTTGTAAATATGACGCAGAAGAAGGTCGGCTGTGTGCAGGTGGAAGTGCTCGTTTCCACGGTCGTTTTGGGTATTTTGTTGGACCATTCCGTCAGGAGAGTTAGTGATAGTGTTTCGTTTAAGGGTGCCATCGGCGTTGTTATGAACGTAGCGGTAGCTCCCGATAAGAAGATGGTTAGAGGAAGGGATATGGTAACGGAGCTCGGTTTGAAAACCTGCATTGTATTCGGGATCGACGGAAGCAGTTTTAAGGTCGAGGATGTCGGTGAATTCAGGGAAAAGAGCAGCATTCAAGAGGAGAAGTTCGTTTGAAAAAGGAGAGCTGAGCGTTGAGGTGAAGTAAAGCAGAGAAGCTTCTACTTCGATCATTTCTTGCCGATCTTGAAAGCACCAAAACTTCCGCTCTTCCGATTCTTCGAGAAATTGCAAGACATTTTCGGCAAAGAGGGACGCAGTAGAAAGGAAAAGAAGAAGTAGAAATTTTTTCATGCGACCTCGGAGGATTCAATGGAGCGTAACGGAGTCGAACCGTTGACCTCAACAATGCCATTGTTGCGCTCTACCAACTGAGCTAACGCCCCAAAAGAGGAGAGTAATGGTACTAACTTTTCTCTATATTTTTCAATTGTTTCTAAGTGAAAAGTCGGTGTATACTCAAATTACTTCAAAAGTTGGTTTTGGGCAACGAGAAAGCTTTCGGAATTTGTCGATCTTAAGTGACCCAATATTAGAAATATGATGCCACTTAAGATCGACAAATTACGGCGCTTTGGCGCAGCCGAAAATCCAACTTTTGAAGTAGTTTGAGTATAAGATAGAAGTTTTAAAATTGCCGGAGTGATAGATGAGTATCTTAGAGCATGTCGAAGCCCTCCCACCAGATCCGATTTTTGGTTTGGGGGCAATCATCAAAAAAGACCCAAGAGAGCATAAAGTCGATTTGACAGTTGGGATCTATCACAATGAAAATTTACAAACTGTTACGATGGAAGCCGTGAAGGAAGCGGAAAAGCGGCTGCTTACGTCCGAGAAAAATAAAGCCTATCTTCCGATGGGGGGCAAGGAAGATTTTGTTCAAGCAAGTCGAGAACTTGTGTTTGGAGAAACATTTGCAAAAAGTGAATGCAAGCGTTTTATGGGGGTGCAAAGTTTAGGCGGGACAAGTGCTCTCCGAATCGGTGGTGAAATCTTAAGTGCGGAAGTGTCCAAGCAAATTTACATGTCGGATCCTACTTGGCCGAATCATCCAAGCATTTTTAAAGCGTGCGGAATGGAAATCAAGAAATACCCTTATTACAACGACGTAAACCATACGATTGATTTCGACCGGATGCTGGACTCTCTTGCAAAAGCGCCAGAGCGAAGTGTGATTTTACTCCACACGTGTTGTCACAATCCCACAGGATGTGATTTAGAAAAAGAGCAATGGAAAGAACTTTCCACATTCATGCTGAAGCATAAGCTTGTTCCTTTTTTCGATTTTGCATACCAAGGATTTGCTCAAGGAGTTGAAGAAGATGCATGGCCAATTCATCACTTTGCAGGAATGGGTCATGAGCTCTTTGTGGCGCATTCGTTTTCAAAGTTTTTTGGCCTTTATGGAGAGCGAACAGGAGCATTGCATGTTCTTGTAAAAGATGAGGGAACAGCGAAACGAAGTTCGACAGTTTTAAAGCAAGTGATTCGGGAATCTTTTTCAAATCCTCCACGGCATGGAGCAAGTTTAGTTGCGCTTATTATGCACGATGAAGAGCTGAAAAAGATGTGGCTTGATGAACTCACAGGTATGCGCAAGCGAATTAATGAAATGCGTGGGGAATTTGTCGATGCACTTGAGCTCAAAGTAGGAGCAAACAAATTTGGTTTTTTAAAAAACAGACACGGCTTATTCTCAATGCTAGGTTTAAAAAACGAAATTGTTGACCAACTTACTCAGAAATACGGTTTGTATTTAACCCAAAGCGGTCGGATTAATTTGTCTGGATTGAATCGAAAAAACATTGCGTATGTTGTCGATGCAATTGTAGACATTGTCAATCTCAAATGAAACGAAAAAGCTATCGCCCTTATGTTCTTCTCTCTCTTCTTTTATTCGGGTGCTTGAATCTTCCCTCATTTATTGTCACTCCAATTCGATTAGGAGCTGTGAGCATCAGTCATCCTCTTTGGAAAAAAATGTTCATCCTCAGTCAATCCTTTGCTCTTGTGCCAAGCGTGAGCAAGGAATTTCATGATGAGCACCAGCGACAGCTCGAAGCTGAAAATGGCAAATTAATGCGTCAAAATGAGCAGCTGAAAAAGCGATTGCTTTCAGATGATCGGATCGAATCTCATTATAAAAATCTTAAGAATGAAGTGTCGGATCCGTTTTTTGTGAGGCGCCAAACGCATTTAAAAACGCGGCTTGAACTCGAAGCTAAATCCCTTTATGCCCAGGTGATTTATCGTCAGCCTTCTGCATGGAGTAGTTCTCTTTGGGTTGATGTGGGGAGGCGAGATAATGAAGCGCTTGGGTTTACAGTTGTGGGCGTGAACAGTCCTGTCTTATCAGGAGGGCATCTCATCGGCATTATCGAAGATGTCGGCGAAAAACAAAGTCGGGTTCGACTTGTAACCGATTCTTCTCTTGTGGTATCTGTTCGTGTAGTACGAGGCCTAACACAAAAACATGAGATGTTGCAACTGGTCGACAAGCTTTCTTTAGCACTCGCCCTGCAAGGGGAGAGATTACTCTCCACGGAAGAAGAGCAAATCCTTGGAGAAAAACTAAACGGACTAAAAGAAAGCCTTCAGAAGGATGCGGGAACAAAATATTTGGCAAAAGGAGAGCTTTTTGGAACGAGTTCCCCCCTTTGGCGCTCCCGGTCTCCCGTATTGAAAGGTGTGGGTTTTAATTATGACTTTGAAGATGCGGAAGGGCCCGCCAGAGAACTTCGCACCGGAAAACCGTATAGTCATTTGATTCAAGATAGAGGCATCGCACTGATTCAAGAAGGAGACCTACTTGTTACAACAGGGTTTGATGGGATTTTTCCTGCAGATCTTCCAGTAGCCTTTGTTTCCAAGGTAGAACCATTGAAAGAAGGAGAAACCTCTTACTCGATTGAAGCAAAACTTTGCGCAAGTGAAATTGAAGACATTTCGTCTGTTGTGATATTGCCCTCTTTAGAAGTGATGCGAGAGGAGCGTTAATGATCGTTTTTGAAAATGTTTCTAAACGGATCTCGAAAAAAAAATATGCAGTAGAAAATTTATCTTTTCAGGTGAATGAAGGTGAAACCCTCGTTTTGCTAGGCAAGAGTGGGTGCGGGAAATCTACAACTCTTAAAATGATCAATCGCCTTGTCGATCCGGGTGAAGGGACGATTTATGTACAGGGAGAGAACATCCTTAAGCAAGATCTAGTTGAACTTCGACGAAAAATTGGATATGCCGTTCAAGAAATTAGCCTGTTTCCTCACATGACAGTTGAAGAGAACATCGGGATTATTCCCAAACTTCTCAAATGGCCTGAAAGTCAAATTGAAGAGAGGGTAGACCATCTTTTGACCATCTTTGGAATGGATCCCAAAATTGTGCGCAAACTTTATCCAAGAAGATTGAGCGGCGGGCAACAACAACGGGTGGGAGTTGCGCGGGCATTGGCTGCAGACCCCCCTATTTTACTCATGGACGAACCTTTTGGAGCTTTAGATCCCATCACACGGGAACAAGCACAAAATGAGTTTCGGGAGCTCTCATCGAAAATTAATAAAACAGTGATTTTTGTGACGCATGACTTATTCGAAGCGGTTGCAATTGGAGACCGCATTGCACTGATGGATGAAGGTAAGCTACTGCAAATTGCAACCCCTCGTGAGTTCATTGCACAACCTCCCACATCTTTTGCCGATCAGTTTGTCGGGAAACATCGGTTTCAGCTTTCGCTCTTGACAAAGCCTATTTTTGAATATGTGGAGAAAGGAGCTCAAGATGAAATGATACCAGAACTCAAGCGGCTTGACATGCAAAGCTCTTTTTATGACGCCCTAAATCTTTTTCGAGAGACAAGGCAAAAAAGTCTTCCTGTGTTTACAGATTCTCTGTACCAAGGTGAATTGAAAAAAGAAAAACTTCTCGATGAAGTTCTCGAACTTCTTATGGAAACGCCTCAAGATCGGAGTGGAAATTGACTTTATTACTCGTCAAAATTTGGGAGCATCTAGAACTCACCTTTATTTCCCTATTTTTTGCGATGCTCATCGCGATTCCCTTAGGAATTTATCTAACTCGCCTAAAAAGTGAGCGTATAGCAAATGGGATCATGCGCTTCACAGCTATGATCCAGACTGTTCCAGGGCTTGCGCTCATAGCGCTCATCGTTGTGACACTTGCCCTTGTGCGGGCTTTTTTGCCTTTGCCAACAACCGGTTTTTTGCCTTCGGTCGTGGTCCTCGTGCTTTATGCTCTGATGCCAATTCTCATCAATACTTATACGGGTATCAAACAAGTCAGTTCGTCCCTTAAAATGGTTGCGCGAAGTATGGGGATGACTTATCCTCAGATCTTTTTTCATGTGGAATTACCTTTGTCTTTACCTGTTTTATTGACGGGGGTGCGCATTGCTTTTGTGACAACGATTGGGATGGTAACCCTTACAAGTCTAGTGGGCTCAGGAGGGCTTGGAGATTTGATTGTCCAGGGGCTACGTACCATTCAAGTCGATTTAGTATTAGCAGGGACAATCCCGGCGGCTCTATTAGCCATTATTTTTGATATCGGGTTATTAAAGCTCGGGCGTTATCTTGCAGCGCACTCTTAATCGATTCAAATGAAAGCTCTTCACCAAATGCATAATGGTAAAGTTCTTTTCTTTTTTCAGATAGGGCTTCTTGTTGTTTAAGATGATTATCGATGAAGTGAAACGCTTGCTTGTATTGATCGGGAGGAATGACTGTGCCACAAGAATGAAGCTGGGTATCGTTTGCACGGGCGCTGATTCTCTTTTCAGGATCAAAGAAAAACATCGGACGATCATAACGAAGAAAGTCGTACCCAATCGAAGAAAAGTCACCGATGTAGAGATCAGTTCGCTCTAAGATAGGGAGAACAAGAGGGTATTGGCAAAGAATCACAATGTTCGGGCGGTCTTGGTATTTTTCTTGAATCAGCTTCACATGTCCCGGTTGGTGATGCTCAAGCCAAGGATGCATTTTGACAATCAAGTTGATTGAATCAGGCACTTCATCAAGTAAAGGAAACGAAGCGTCAAAAAGAGAAGAAGAGTGTTCAAGATCTTGCCATGTAGGGGCGTATAAATATGTTGTTTGAGGTTTGGCAAACTTGGCGAAGATCTCTTTTTCAACAAGGTCATCGTAAAAGGGTTTAAATTCGTGATAAAAGGAAACGCGAACGTTTCCTGTGCGCACATAAGATTTCAGAAAAGGGATGTGCCCTTCGTCAACAAGACGGTTTTCCATTTGATCGCCGTAGATGAGAGCATGCTCTTGCATTTCATAATGTTTGAGCGTTTTATCGGAGTTGCCGTGGGGACAATACCAAAACTCCATTTTCTTTCCGTAGAAAGCTTCAAGCATAGGGGAAAGATCTTTTCTGTAAGGAGCAACAGAAAAAAAGACCCGGTTGTGATGAAGAGCTAAATGTTCTAAAATTTGCTGATGAAAGTGGATGTAAATCGGCTTGACTTGAGGGTAATATTTTTCAATTGTCTCAAGCAAAAATTCGGTGTCACACATCATTGGTGCATCCATGATGTAACCAATCACTGCTAAGTGATCCAAATGGTTCAATGAAAAATCTGCAGAGACAAGACACACGTTTTCAGAAGAGATAGAATTCGTCTTCGAGGAACCTTTCATAAGTCGTAATAATCTTTTGTTTGAGTTCTTCTTTAGACCGTTTTTCTCCAAAGACATAGGCATACACTTCTTCTTGAATTTTTTGAAACCGATTTGGATCATCTTGCATCAAGGAAAAGACATTTGCGTACTCTTCGGGTTTTAGAGAAACGCCGCAGCGGAAAAGATAAAGCCCTTTATCTTTTGCCACATCCCGTTTGTTTTGGTTTAAGAAAAACATGGGTTTTTTTAACGTGAGAAAATCATAACCAATCGAAGACATATCGCCTAGATATATATCGACACCGTTCAAGAGAGGGTAGATTGGGGGAAAAGATTCGATGACTAAAACATTTTTTTTGTTTTCAGCTAAGTGGTGAATTTTTTCAACTTCATGAGGTTTCTGCAAGGCATTCGGATGCAATTTCAGAATCAAATTCCAGTTGTCAGGAAGTTTTTCGAGTAAAAGAGACCACGCCTCATTTAAGGACGAAGATTTTTCCACATCGTGCCAAGTGGGTGCATAGAGAATTGTTTTTTCTCCACGTGGAAGCTTGGAAAAGATCTCTTTTTGCGCAAGCGGATCGTAAAAAGCTTTGTGCTCAGAGTAAAATTCCCAGCGGTAATTGCCAAGTATGATTGCTGCATAGAGTTGATCATAAACTTTTTTTTCGATGAAAAAATCAATCATCTTTTGCCCATAGACAAGAGCGATTTTTTCTTTAATCAGCCCTTCCATAAAGTAAGATGCGTGCCCTTTATCGGAATTCCCATGAGGAACCCAAATGCTGAGAAGTTTTTTCTTTTGCATGTTTTCTGCAACGAAGAAAATCTGATCGAATAAGTCTTTAGGTAAGGAAGAAAAAATGACATCATATGTGCGTGTCACTTGCTCAGCCAAATTAAGACTTGACATACAAAATGTGACAAGCTGGGGATAGTAGCGATTGGCCTCTTCTTCGATTTCAGGTTCGCTCACGATAAGGGGGATATCAAGCAAGATGCAGAGAACTGCTAAGTGGTCTAAATGGTGGGCGTGTGGGCCGTAGATAAGTCCGGCGCATGAGTATTTATTCATACTTGTGATGTAACGATTTTTTTTGAAAAATAAAGTTTTAAATCTAAAGTTGTCTTCCTTATAATTGATCCAAATTATTACAAGGAAGGTTTTTATGGTTTCTGCTGACAAACTATTCACTTTTGGACAAAATGCAGTTCTTTCGACTTTTCTTTATGCGTCTTTAAAAGAGCTCGCACCAACTGTCACAACGCGTGCTTTGCAGTGGACTGCAGGGGGAGTCGTTGCCTCGACTCTATTCCAAGCCTATTATCCAGATTATCACGTGCAAATGCGTCAAACCTGCGGTGATAATTTCACAATGGCTGTTTCTTGGCTTTACCCTGGAGTCATTTTACTCGCGGGATATATTGGAGGCTTACCTCGTGAGATCAATTTATTTGCTAGCTCAATGTTTTTCATGTGTCAGCATATCTTATCTAACGTCACTTTTGATATGGCAAATAATCGGCTTGATTCAGCTTCCAAACTTTTATGCACCGATGCAGAAAAGGCAGTTAAAGCTGGCCTTTTACAAGATGCTGGGAAAAAGCTTGAGGAAGTCGAAATTCTTTTGCAGCAAAGAACTGATAGCGGGAGAAGAACTTATAGAGACTGGGAATCCGATTCATGTAAACATGAATTATCACAGGCATTTTTAAAACTTTCGACCCCCAAAGTCGCAGATGCTGAAAAATGGGCTCTTGCTATTCACGGTGGCACCAAAAAACTAATGGCATTAGAGCATGTCATCTATCATTTGCTAAAGACAAATGGAGAGGAAACAAAAGTTCTCGAGCTCCTTGAAAAATGTAAAGCTCTTGTTCAATCGACTTCGGCTGAGCTCATCGTTTTGCAGTTTGAAATCGCGGTTCAATATAAAAAGTCAGAACTTTTGGATGAAGTGAAAGAGTTTGTTGCCAATATGGTAGGAAATGAGAGAGATAGTTCAAGATTACTTGCTTTGATCAACAAAGCAATTGAAAAAGAGAGCCCTGAAATTGCCAAGCTAGCTCTTAAAAAAGCAAAAGAGCTTGCCGACCATTTAGAAATCAATGATCTAGACTTTTGGGGTTGGCATAGTCTTCGCCAACCAAACGGGATATTCAGTAGCCAACTCCCAATAAATAAGCAAACTTATGGTAGTGAGATTCTTTACCATTTAGTCGTTGATGCAGTGAAGTTAGAAGAATGGTCGGAAGCAAAAGAACTTTTGAAGCATGACAAACTCACCTATCAACACCGTGTTGCAGCCCAGCTTGAATTGGCTCATGCCTTAGGCAAAGACGGTCAGAAAAGTGAAATGCAACAGCAGTTAAAACAAACTGCCGACTTTATTTTAGCTTATGAATTTCCAAAAGACATGGAAGAACGTGCAGTCAATGAAACGCATTTTCGTCAAAAATGGCTTACAGCACTTCTTAGTATTCAACTTGAGTTTGACTTGGATGGAGCTTTTGAAACCATTGAAAAACTCCCTCAAGGTCATGAAGAGAAATTCTTATCTCTTGCTAATGCGTCGCTTGATAGAAAAAAAGATTTAGCAAAAAAAGCTCTTGCAAAAGTAACCCCTTTATTTGGAAAGCTTTCTTCTGGAGAGCAAGAAGATTACGCAAAGATTCAAGCTATTCTCGATCCAGAAATTCTTTTCGCTTCCTGTGGAGACCCTTCAAAACTCTCAGCTGTTGTTAAAGATGAATCGTCTCGCACTAGAGTCCTTCTCACCCTTACAGAAGCAAGGTTGAAGTGGCAAGAGTATGATCAAGCAGATGCACTATTTAAGCTCATCACTCAAGATGCTTCTTGGGTGAGAAGAAAAGTTGAGCAACTTCGAGCTTGGCCACGAGTTCCCGCACGACGATTTGGATTTATTTAATTCATTTTGTTCGGGTAGTCGATAGTGATAAGCAAGGGCTTTTGGCTCTTGCTATCGTAAATCATATGTGAGCGAAGCGCTGGACTCATTGGATCGAGAGTTCCTTCTTTTTGAATCATTTTTTGTAAGCTGTTATTGCGCTCTTTCTGATCGGCGATCTTTTTTACGAGTGTTTGATGTTTTTCTAAAAGAATCATCGTTTCTGCGTCTGTCTCATCAATGGGATCTAGAAGATCTGCCAGGGTAGAATGCAGAGGAGCTAGGTGAAGGAGCTCCTCTGTGAGAATATTTCGTTTCTTCTCGAGTGTGTTAAACTGCTTTACAAGGGGTTTTAAGTCTATGTCTAGTTGCATACGCATCTCAAGTTCCCCAATTAACATGAGATACTCTTGTTGACTCATTTGACTCAAGATTTCATGGCACAAGTTGATCTCTTGTTTGAGAAGCGCTTGCAGCTCATCATACTTTCTTGAATCTTGTCGTTTTTTCTGCGTAGACATACAATTCTCCCTGGCACCCTTCGTTCTCTCCCCCGGCCGTCCACTTCACTCAATGCAACTTCTGTGCCAAAAGAGATAAAGAGTTAATGATGAGGAAACTTCATGAACGAGCAGCCTATTAATTGGGACAGTTTAAGAAGGTGGTTTTTTTTAAACCGCCGCCAACTTCCTTGGCGGGAAAATTCTTCCCCCTATGCTGTTTGGGTTTCAGAGGTGATGCTGCAGCAAACACAAGTGGCTGTGGTGATTCCTTACTTTGAAAGGTGGATGCGTCTTTTTCCTACAGTTGAAGCATTAGCTCTAGCAGAGAGAGAAGATGTGATCAAGGCTTGGGAAGGGTTGGGATATTACTCGCGGGCACGAAATTTACATGACGGGGCCCGTTATCTCCTTGAAAATCATGGTGGAGAGCTTCCAGAAACAGCTCTGCTTCTCTCAAAAGTTAAGGGAGTTGGTCCTTATACAGTTGGGGCGATTCGAAGCTTTGCTTTTAAGCAGAAGGCTGCTGCAGTTGATGGGAATGTGCTCCGCGTGATGGCGCGCTATTTTGGAATTGAAGATGCTGTTGATCAAGGAAAAACGCGGAAAGAGATTGAAGAGCGAGTAGAGTCATTATTGCCTGAGCGGGAGCCTTGGGTTGTGATGGAAGCGCTCATTGAACTAGGCGCCCTTGTTTGCCAAAAAAAAGCTGACTGTCAGAGCTGCCCGTTAAAAACGAGATGCTTAGCTTTTCAACAAAACAAAGTAGCTGAATTGCCTAGAAAAGGGAAAAAAATTCCTACCACATTATTGCATCGACTTGTTGCGATCATCCAAAGTAAGCAAGGGGTCTTGTTGAAGCAAGGGGAGCGAGGTAAAGTGATGGCAGATTTGTGGGAATTTCCCTATTTTGAACATTTTGAGCCTGTGACAGATATTCAAACATGGCAGGAGACAGTTGAAAGCCATTTTTCCCTTTCTCTCTC
Coding sequences within:
- a CDS encoding CDP-glycerol glycerophosphotransferase family protein yields the protein MNKYSCAGLIYGPHAHHLDHLAVLCILLDIPLIVSEPEIEEEANRYYPQLVTFCMSSLNLAEQVTRTYDVIFSSLPKDLFDQIFFVAENMQKKKLLSIWVPHGNSDKGHASYFMEGLIKEKIALVYGQKMIDFFIEKKVYDQLYAAIILGNYRWEFYSEHKAFYDPLAQKEIFSKLPRGEKTILYAPTWHDVEKSSSLNEAWSLLLEKLPDNWNLILKLHPNALQKPHEVEKIHHLAENKKNVLVIESFPPIYPLLNGVDIYLGDMSSIGYDFLTLKKPMFFLNQNKRDVAKDKGLYLFRCGVSLKPEEYANVFSLMQDDPNRFQKIQEEVYAYVFGEKRSKEELKQKIITTYERFLEDEFYLF
- a CDS encoding CDP-glycerol glycerophosphotransferase family protein, whose amino-acid sequence is MKGSSKTNSISSENVCLVSADFSLNHLDHLAVIGYIMDAPMMCDTEFLLETIEKYYPQVKPIYIHFHQQILEHLALHHNRVFFSVAPYRKDLSPMLEAFYGKKMEFWYCPHGNSDKTLKHYEMQEHALIYGDQMENRLVDEGHIPFLKSYVRTGNVRVSFYHEFKPFYDDLVEKEIFAKFAKPQTTYLYAPTWQDLEHSSSLFDASFPLLDEVPDSINLIVKMHPWLEHHQPGHVKLIQEKYQDRPNIVILCQYPLVLPILERTDLYIGDFSSIGYDFLRYDRPMFFFDPEKRISARANDTQLHSCGTVIPPDQYKQAFHFIDNHLKQQEALSEKRKELYHYAFGEELSFESIKSALQDNARALITRYQK
- the mutY gene encoding A/G-specific adenine glycosylase: MNEQPINWDSLRRWFFLNRRQLPWRENSSPYAVWVSEVMLQQTQVAVVIPYFERWMRLFPTVEALALAEREDVIKAWEGLGYYSRARNLHDGARYLLENHGGELPETALLLSKVKGVGPYTVGAIRSFAFKQKAAAVDGNVLRVMARYFGIEDAVDQGKTRKEIEERVESLLPEREPWVVMEALIELGALVCQKKADCQSCPLKTRCLAFQQNKVAELPRKGKKIPTTLLHRLVAIIQSKQGVLLKQGERGKVMADLWEFPYFEHFEPVTDIQTWQETVESHFSLSLSYKAPLPEVSHGFTRYRALLYPHIWQTEGVTTVDGYEWVELRDLKKIPFSSGHRRLLTFLL
- a CDS encoding ABC transporter permease, which codes for MTLLLVKIWEHLELTFISLFFAMLIAIPLGIYLTRLKSERIANGIMRFTAMIQTVPGLALIALIVVTLALVRAFLPLPTTGFLPSVVVLVLYALMPILINTYTGIKQVSSSLKMVARSMGMTYPQIFFHVELPLSLPVLLTGVRIAFVTTIGMVTLTSLVGSGGLGDLIVQGLRTIQVDLVLAGTIPAALLAIIFDIGLLKLGRYLAAHS
- a CDS encoding ABC transporter ATP-binding protein produces the protein MIVFENVSKRISKKKYAVENLSFQVNEGETLVLLGKSGCGKSTTLKMINRLVDPGEGTIYVQGENILKQDLVELRRKIGYAVQEISLFPHMTVEENIGIIPKLLKWPESQIEERVDHLLTIFGMDPKIVRKLYPRRLSGGQQQRVGVARALAADPPILLMDEPFGALDPITREQAQNEFRELSSKINKTVIFVTHDLFEAVAIGDRIALMDEGKLLQIATPREFIAQPPTSFADQFVGKHRFQLSLLTKPIFEYVEKGAQDEMIPELKRLDMQSSFYDALNLFRETRQKSLPVFTDSLYQGELKKEKLLDEVLELLMETPQDRSGN